A genomic region of Balearica regulorum gibbericeps isolate bBalReg1 chromosome 8, bBalReg1.pri, whole genome shotgun sequence contains the following coding sequences:
- the PDC gene encoding phosducin, translated as MEENANTSFEEDFEGQATHTGPKGVINDWRKFKLESEDRDSLSLSKKEILRQMSSPHRSFSKDDKDSRERFCRKMSMQEYELIHDEQEDESCLQKYRKRCMQDMHQRLSFGPKYGYLCELQNGEQFLEAIEKERKTTTVIVHIYEDGIKGCDALNNSLTCLAAEYATVKFCKIKASDTGAGDRFSSDVLPTLLVYKGGELLSNFISISEQFNEEFFAVDVESFLNEYGLLPERELPALGNGNTDEQDVE; from the exons atggaagaaaatgccaACACCAGCTTCGAAGAAGATTTTGAAGGACAGGCGACACACACAG GGCCCAAAGGTGTTATCAATGACTGGAGAAAGTTTAAATTAGAAAGCGAAGACAGAGACTCCTTATCCTTgagcaagaaagaaattcttaGACAAATGTCTTCACCGCACAGGTCTTTCAGTAAAGATGATAAAGACAGCAGAGAGAGATTCTGCCGTAAG ATGAGCATGCAGGAGTATGAATTAATTCATGATGAGCAAGAAGATGAAAGTTGCCTACAGAAATACCGCAAACGCTGCATGCAGGATATGCACCAGAGGCTGAGTTTTGGGCCGAAATACGGTTATCTGTGTGAGCTGCAGAATGGGGAACAGTTCCTGGAAGCCATCGAGAAAGAACGTAAAACTACCACTGTCATCGTCCATATTTATGAAGATGGCATCAAGGGCTGCGATGCTCTCAACAACAGCTTGACCTGCCTGGCAGCCGAGTATGCCACCGTGAAGTTCTGCAAGATCAAGGCCTCCGACACAGGGGCTGGAGACCGCTTCTCAAGTGACGTGCTTCCCACTCTACTTGTCTATAAGGGCGGGGAGCTTCTGAGCAATTTCATTAGCATTTCTGAACAATTCAATGAGGAGTTTTTTGCTGTGGATGTGGAGTCTTTCCTAAATGAGTATGGGCTGCTACCTGAAAGGGAGCTTCCAGCGCTGGGAAATGGCAACACGGATGAGCAAGATGTTGAGTAA